From a single Coriobacteriaceae bacterium genomic region:
- a CDS encoding histidine triad nucleotide-binding protein yields MCDCIFCKIANHEIPSTVVYEDDQVIAFDDLNPQAPVHTLVIPKKHYSDIADNVPAETMGAMAHAIQEVAKAKGLEDGFRVISNKGVNAGQTVMHFHMHVLGGKNLGENLI; encoded by the coding sequence ATGTGTGATTGCATCTTCTGCAAAATTGCCAACCACGAGATCCCCTCGACCGTCGTCTACGAGGATGACCAGGTCATCGCGTTCGACGACCTCAATCCCCAGGCACCGGTCCACACGCTCGTGATCCCCAAGAAGCACTACAGTGACATCGCCGATAACGTGCCCGCCGAGACCATGGGCGCCATGGCCCACGCCATCCAGGAGGTCGCCAAGGCCAAGGGTCTGGAGGACGGTTTCCGCGTCATCTCCAACAAGGGCGTCAACGCCGGTCAGACCGTCATGCACTTCCACATGCACGTCCTCGGCGGCAAGAACCTGGGCGAGAACCTCATCTGA
- a CDS encoding acetate kinase, with amino-acid sequence MNVLVVNAGSSTLKYQVIDTKSHKVSAKGSCERVCFTGGTFTHAANGSKKVTENIEFPDHKVAIEVVLKDLEANGVKIEGIGHRIVQGGWYFGDSSLVDEDVLAKIREVAPLAPLHNNPEANVIEYCLEQYPDLPNVTVYDTAFHFNMPEVAKTYALPKDVCDKLHIRKYGAHGTSYRYISKKVAEMTNGEARKVVVCHIGSGASLCAIEDGKCMDTTMGLTPLDGVMMGTRCGSIDPATVCYLQREGGYTFDEVDEMMNKKSGLLAVTGGKTNDCRNVEELAAAGDPEAQLAFDMFVYKIAAKAAEMATSMCGMDTLVFTAGIGEHAPAVRAGVADRLAFMGVKMDHARNALRGDGAWCLSAKDSKVKIFVIPTDEEFMIASDVERIVNGK; translated from the coding sequence ATGAACGTTCTGGTCGTCAACGCGGGATCTTCGACCCTTAAGTATCAGGTCATCGACACCAAGTCCCATAAGGTGTCCGCAAAGGGCTCCTGCGAGCGCGTCTGCTTTACCGGTGGTACCTTCACCCATGCTGCCAATGGCTCCAAGAAGGTGACCGAGAACATCGAGTTCCCCGACCACAAGGTCGCCATCGAGGTCGTCCTGAAGGACCTTGAGGCCAACGGCGTCAAGATCGAGGGCATCGGCCACCGTATCGTTCAGGGCGGTTGGTACTTTGGTGATTCCTCCCTCGTCGACGAGGACGTCCTCGCCAAGATTCGCGAGGTCGCCCCGCTGGCGCCGCTGCACAACAACCCCGAGGCCAACGTTATCGAGTACTGCCTGGAGCAGTATCCCGATCTGCCCAACGTCACGGTCTACGACACCGCTTTCCACTTCAACATGCCCGAGGTCGCCAAGACCTACGCCCTTCCCAAGGATGTTTGCGACAAGCTGCACATCCGTAAGTACGGCGCCCACGGCACCAGCTATCGCTACATCTCCAAGAAGGTCGCCGAGATGACCAACGGCGAGGCCCGCAAGGTCGTCGTGTGCCATATCGGCTCCGGCGCTTCCCTGTGCGCCATCGAGGACGGCAAGTGCATGGACACCACCATGGGCTTGACGCCGCTCGACGGCGTCATGATGGGCACCCGCTGCGGCTCCATCGACCCGGCTACCGTGTGCTACCTGCAGCGCGAGGGTGGCTACACCTTCGACGAGGTCGACGAGATGATGAACAAGAAGTCTGGCCTTTTGGCTGTGACCGGTGGCAAGACCAACGACTGCCGCAACGTTGAGGAGCTCGCCGCTGCTGGTGACCCCGAGGCTCAGCTCGCCTTCGATATGTTCGTCTACAAGATTGCCGCTAAGGCCGCCGAGATGGCCACCTCCATGTGCGGCATGGACACCCTGGTCTTTACCGCCGGCATCGGCGAGCACGCTCCGGCCGTTCGCGCTGGCGTGGCCGATCGTCTGGCCTTTATGGGCGTCAAGATGGATCACGCCCGTAATGCCCTGCGTGGCGACGGCGCTTGGTGCCTGTCCGCCAAGGATTCCAAGGTCAAGATTTTCGTCATCCCTACGGACGAGGAGTTCATGATCGCTTCCGACGTCGAGCGCATCGTCAACGGCAAGTAA
- a CDS encoding LysR family transcriptional regulator, which translates to MQFSQLEYLQAVANYGGVRKAARAVHVSPQAVSSAIKKLESEYQIVLLNRSAGEAVLSPAGREFARRARVILAQVDDLKKYTQSGNGGVSPDGHFRLYVPCLHGRGRLFSENWYDSFESSHPQIHLDVWHQPTATCFESLVLGISDAAISFEEPRDSVLSSKYLGEKELKVLSCTAGHQSVDAMTIRELLGGRLAVPINLSPCLNAINQCPEAQLVNFRFRDVEYGNRAQTEFLQAGGLILSFSGSSLASDGLEVSECSIEGSHDVALPIYFCYRQNAWTDRHQTVFLHLLRHLAS; encoded by the coding sequence ATGCAGTTTTCTCAACTCGAATACCTTCAAGCGGTAGCGAACTACGGCGGCGTGCGCAAAGCGGCTCGCGCCGTTCACGTGAGCCCACAGGCTGTCTCGTCGGCAATTAAGAAACTGGAGTCTGAGTATCAGATCGTTTTGCTCAATCGATCGGCGGGGGAGGCTGTTTTGTCTCCGGCGGGCAGAGAATTTGCGCGTCGTGCACGCGTGATCCTGGCACAAGTCGACGATCTCAAAAAGTACACCCAATCGGGGAACGGTGGCGTTTCGCCCGACGGCCACTTTCGTCTTTACGTCCCCTGTCTTCACGGACGGGGGCGTCTTTTTTCCGAAAACTGGTACGACTCGTTTGAAAGCTCGCACCCTCAGATTCACCTTGATGTTTGGCATCAGCCAACGGCCACATGCTTTGAATCACTTGTGCTTGGCATTTCGGATGCGGCCATCTCATTTGAGGAACCAAGGGACAGCGTCCTTTCTTCGAAATACTTGGGTGAAAAGGAGCTCAAGGTTCTTTCGTGCACAGCGGGTCATCAATCTGTTGACGCTATGACCATTCGTGAGTTACTGGGCGGCAGGCTCGCTGTTCCCATTAATTTGTCACCCTGTCTCAATGCAATCAATCAATGCCCCGAAGCCCAGCTGGTTAATTTCCGCTTTCGCGATGTCGAATACGGAAACAGGGCGCAGACTGAGTTTCTTCAAGCCGGGGGATTGATATTGAGCTTTTCTGGCTCTTCTCTCGCATCAGATGGACTGGAAGTGAGCGAGTGTTCCATTGAAGGCTCGCATGACGTAGCCTTGCCCATCTACTTTTGCTATCGACAAAATGCCTGGACCGATCGACACCAGACGGTATTTCTTCACCTATTGCGTCACCTTGCTTCGTGA
- a CDS encoding MFS transporter, with protein MKNRTVLLYMTFVFLSNFSTILFFLTVYLEFVGFSMVAISSMMIAYQVSKFILEVPTGYIADRFGRKTSGLVGVVGMLGYYAALLLVRSPLLLIGAFALKGFAVACVSGSIEAIYIDSVSQDQLVRLNVVERFVFYASYALSACVGGFISSAGAYLIGLLADIIAMVLTLVVVVCIPEMRRGDTTATPKRGISPKMIGAAIARNGILRSAFIMDCSQAFAFVALEDFFSLLLAGRGMNAVASGVIIAVQLLASASMGLIVPSVIAHVDKGRFARICGIVRLSLAALFLIPFTPVYLLPVFYVLQTVAYSLFAPIKYSIFQNAVDSSMRCSLISVQSQMVAVGAILFYLFNAALSSIAGIRVVLLVALGISSLVYIPALFRLTSQRP; from the coding sequence ATGAAAAACCGTACGGTTTTGCTTTATATGACGTTCGTTTTTCTGTCGAACTTCAGCACCATCTTGTTTTTTCTGACGGTTTACCTTGAATTCGTCGGATTCTCGATGGTGGCGATTTCTAGCATGATGATTGCATATCAAGTGAGCAAGTTCATCCTTGAAGTTCCCACTGGCTATATTGCTGATAGGTTTGGACGAAAGACAAGCGGCCTCGTTGGCGTCGTGGGAATGCTTGGATACTACGCCGCCCTGCTTCTCGTCCGTTCTCCTCTGCTTTTAATCGGTGCGTTTGCTCTTAAAGGTTTTGCCGTTGCATGTGTGAGCGGATCCATCGAAGCGATTTACATTGACAGCGTCTCTCAGGACCAGCTCGTAAGACTTAATGTCGTTGAGCGATTTGTTTTCTATGCCTCTTATGCCCTCTCCGCTTGTGTGGGCGGTTTCATTTCGTCCGCTGGCGCGTATCTCATTGGTCTTTTGGCAGATATCATCGCAATGGTGTTGACGTTGGTTGTCGTTGTCTGCATTCCTGAGATGCGAAGAGGGGACACTACAGCGACACCTAAGCGTGGAATTAGCCCGAAGATGATCGGTGCCGCTATTGCGCGTAACGGCATTCTTCGTTCAGCGTTCATCATGGACTGCTCTCAGGCATTTGCTTTTGTCGCCCTGGAAGACTTTTTCTCACTGTTGCTTGCGGGTCGCGGAATGAATGCCGTCGCTTCGGGTGTGATCATTGCGGTCCAGCTTCTTGCCTCGGCCTCCATGGGGCTTATTGTGCCCAGTGTGATTGCTCATGTCGACAAGGGCCGTTTTGCGCGTATTTGCGGCATCGTGCGCCTTTCCCTGGCTGCTCTGTTTTTGATTCCCTTTACTCCGGTCTATTTGCTGCCCGTGTTCTATGTACTGCAGACGGTCGCGTACTCGTTATTTGCTCCAATTAAATACTCAATTTTTCAAAATGCTGTCGATTCTTCGATGCGCTGTTCACTGATTTCGGTCCAAAGCCAGATGGTGGCGGTGGGTGCCATCCTTTTCTATCTGTTCAATGCTGCGTTGAGCAGCATCGCGGGCATTCGAGTCGTATTGCTTGTTGCGCTCGGGATTTCTTCCCTGGTGTATATCCCCGCGCTATTTCGTCTTACAAGTCAAAGGCCATGA
- the xseB gene encoding exodeoxyribonuclease VII small subunit, with product MAEKTPVEQLTYKQASQELELIIRSLESGDMELEESLESYTRGVELLKSLRTRLSDAEQKVSVLLKDVDGNDVLADGEAANTDDNLSF from the coding sequence ATGGCAGAGAAGACCCCGGTCGAGCAGCTTACGTACAAGCAGGCTTCACAGGAGTTGGAGCTCATCATCCGCAGCTTGGAGTCGGGTGATATGGAGCTCGAGGAGTCGCTTGAGAGCTATACCCGCGGCGTCGAGCTCCTCAAGAGCCTGCGTACCCGCTTGTCCGATGCCGAGCAGAAGGTCTCGGTGCTCCTGAAGGACGTCGACGGCAACGACGTGCTCGCCGACGGCGAAGCCGCCAACACCGACGACAACCTTTCGTTCTAA
- a CDS encoding zinc metallopeptidase, whose product MPYYYGYGFGIDPLYLLVVLVCTVLGLAAQNYINSTYKTWSKVRSDGDTGATVARRMLDANGCSAVGIKGVAGELTDHYNPQDNNLYLSDANRSGGSVASVAVACHEAGHAAQRQSGYAMMKVRTALVPVVNFTQNTWTIVLLLGLFMNIAGLTTLALIFFSFSVLFQLVTLPVEIDASRRAVAYIEQSGMSSKQVNGAKKVLTAAALTYVAAALTSIIQLLYLMARYNRNSNR is encoded by the coding sequence ATGCCTTATTACTATGGATACGGCTTTGGCATCGACCCGCTGTACCTGCTGGTTGTTCTTGTCTGCACGGTGCTTGGCCTTGCCGCACAGAACTATATCAACTCGACGTACAAAACCTGGTCCAAGGTTCGCTCGGACGGCGATACGGGTGCCACAGTCGCTCGCCGCATGCTCGATGCCAACGGTTGTAGCGCCGTGGGTATCAAGGGTGTCGCTGGCGAGCTCACCGACCATTACAACCCGCAGGACAACAACCTGTATCTGTCGGATGCCAACCGTTCGGGCGGTTCGGTCGCAAGCGTTGCCGTCGCCTGCCACGAGGCGGGCCATGCCGCCCAGCGTCAAAGCGGCTATGCCATGATGAAAGTGCGTACCGCCCTCGTGCCGGTCGTCAACTTTACCCAGAACACCTGGACCATCGTGTTACTCTTGGGCCTGTTTATGAACATTGCCGGGCTCACGACCCTCGCGTTGATCTTCTTTTCGTTTAGTGTGCTGTTCCAACTCGTTACGTTGCCTGTCGAGATTGACGCCAGCCGACGTGCTGTGGCGTACATCGAGCAGTCGGGCATGAGCTCCAAGCAGGTCAACGGCGCCAAGAAGGTACTGACGGCAGCCGCGCTTACCTATGTGGCTGCAGCGCTCACTTCGATCATTCAGTTGCTCTACCTTATGGCTCGCTACAACAGAAACTCCAACCGATAA
- the xseA gene encoding exodeoxyribonuclease VII large subunit — MSQAVEIAAGALDAIPQLSVLGEVTGFRGPNARSGHCYFQIKDDSAAVDCIIWKGAYLKRTFDLRDGMQVSFKGSFNLYKATGRMSFVARSFSLAGEGLLRQQVAQLAEKLRREGLMDEARKRRIPVFCSRVAVVTSLSGAVIDDVKRTLRRRNPLVELVCVGAKVQGEGAPTELIEGLRRAASITPAPDCILLVRGGGSFEDLMTFNDEELARAVAACPVPVVTGIGHEPDTSICDMVSDRRASTPTAAAESVAPAMTELADVLEARYQRLGAAMASMIGSAQVDLEMLDQRGRRAWDTYTARLGDALDAAACRPCLNDPTFMVERRESELALTADRLSGAITRSVGAFRSNFERLPERLIASTSGLDGKRHALTLASSRLEHQGRTMLNKPASDLGRAAASLDALSPLKVLARGYSIAYSDDGVATSAKTFKPGDAIRVRMADGNVAATVDTVE; from the coding sequence GTGAGCCAGGCGGTGGAGATCGCCGCCGGTGCGCTCGATGCCATTCCGCAGCTGAGCGTCTTGGGCGAGGTCACGGGTTTTCGTGGTCCTAACGCCCGAAGCGGCCACTGCTATTTCCAGATCAAGGACGATTCGGCCGCCGTTGACTGCATCATTTGGAAGGGTGCCTATCTCAAGCGCACGTTCGATCTGCGCGACGGTATGCAGGTGAGCTTTAAGGGCAGCTTCAATCTCTATAAGGCTACGGGCCGCATGAGCTTTGTCGCTCGCTCGTTTTCGCTGGCGGGGGAGGGTCTGCTGCGTCAACAAGTGGCGCAACTGGCCGAAAAGCTACGCCGTGAGGGTCTGATGGACGAAGCGCGCAAACGCCGCATCCCGGTGTTCTGCTCCCGCGTGGCGGTCGTCACCTCGCTTTCGGGTGCCGTAATCGACGACGTCAAGCGCACATTGCGTCGTCGCAACCCGCTCGTCGAGCTCGTCTGCGTGGGTGCCAAGGTACAAGGCGAGGGTGCGCCGACAGAGCTCATTGAGGGCCTGCGCCGCGCCGCTTCCATTACGCCGGCGCCCGACTGTATTTTGTTGGTGCGCGGCGGCGGCTCCTTTGAGGACCTCATGACCTTTAATGACGAGGAGCTTGCCCGCGCGGTGGCGGCTTGTCCCGTGCCCGTGGTGACCGGCATTGGCCATGAGCCCGATACCTCGATTTGCGACATGGTGAGCGACCGTCGCGCCTCCACGCCTACGGCGGCGGCCGAATCGGTGGCGCCGGCTATGACGGAGTTGGCCGATGTGCTCGAGGCGCGCTATCAACGTCTGGGTGCTGCGATGGCATCGATGATTGGGTCGGCCCAGGTCGACCTGGAGATGCTCGATCAGCGCGGTCGCCGTGCCTGGGATACCTATACGGCTCGCTTGGGCGATGCGCTCGATGCGGCCGCATGCCGCCCGTGCCTCAACGACCCAACGTTTATGGTTGAGCGTCGCGAGTCTGAGCTTGCCCTGACGGCCGATCGTTTGTCCGGCGCCATAACGCGTTCGGTTGGGGCATTCCGCTCCAACTTTGAGCGTCTGCCCGAGCGCTTGATCGCAAGCACCTCAGGACTCGATGGCAAGCGCCATGCGCTCACGCTCGCAAGCTCCCGCCTGGAGCATCAGGGGCGCACGATGCTCAACAAGCCAGCATCCGACCTGGGCCGTGCGGCAGCCTCGCTCGATGCCCTGTCGCCGCTCAAGGTGCTTGCCCGTGGTTATTCCATCGCGTACAGCGATGATGGGGTGGCCACGAGCGCCAAGACCTTTAAGCCCGGTGACGCCATTCGCGTGCGCATGGCAGACGGCAACGTGGCGGCAACGGTCGATACGGTCGAGTAG